The following are encoded in a window of Rubellicoccus peritrichatus genomic DNA:
- a CDS encoding Gfo/Idh/MocA family oxidoreductase codes for MKKSTQSRRDFLKTGAAAGAAFLSAPMILRAETLGVNGHVGPNSRINIGFIGFGLQMQGIVGMAGSPDVQPTYVCDVKEWALKSAVEKLKSFGYSDIAATPDYEDIVNDPSVDAVVIVTPDHWHAAISLAAMRAGKDVYVEKPMTLTIEEGKAMVAAEARYGTILQVGSQQRSERSFRKAAEIVRNGWIGEIKEIYTGFGDFLPPVIEAEQPIPEGFNYDKWLGPAPWEPYFENRVMGNYGGGWRCFWEYGSRKNGDWGAHHYDIIQWALGRDDSGPVKFYPKGYEGSPYQYFEYEDGVRVVREHPDRKGHMIRFIGTEGEVMVSRGGRIDTTPADLASRPLGSSDTQLYRVNGGHLGNWLDSIKLRKKPICPATVGHRTATVCQLATICERLDRPIQWDPVSEQIVGDEDAARWQDRPRRVGYELPV; via the coding sequence ATGAAAAAATCTACTCAATCACGCCGTGATTTTCTAAAGACTGGTGCTGCTGCCGGAGCGGCATTTCTGTCGGCTCCAATGATCCTTCGGGCGGAAACGCTTGGCGTGAATGGGCATGTCGGACCGAACAGTAGAATTAATATTGGCTTTATTGGCTTCGGCCTCCAAATGCAGGGAATTGTAGGCATGGCGGGCAGTCCGGACGTGCAGCCGACCTACGTTTGCGATGTGAAGGAATGGGCGCTTAAGTCGGCTGTTGAGAAGCTCAAGAGTTTTGGCTATTCCGATATCGCAGCCACTCCGGATTATGAAGACATTGTAAATGATCCGTCGGTCGACGCAGTTGTCATCGTCACTCCGGACCATTGGCACGCGGCGATCTCTCTTGCAGCCATGCGTGCGGGTAAGGATGTTTATGTGGAAAAGCCGATGACGCTTACGATCGAAGAGGGTAAGGCTATGGTTGCGGCGGAAGCACGGTATGGCACGATTCTTCAAGTCGGTTCGCAACAGCGCTCCGAACGCTCATTTCGTAAAGCCGCTGAGATTGTACGGAATGGATGGATCGGAGAGATCAAAGAAATTTACACAGGATTTGGAGACTTCCTTCCTCCTGTCATCGAAGCCGAGCAACCGATCCCGGAAGGTTTCAACTACGATAAGTGGCTCGGGCCCGCACCTTGGGAACCCTATTTCGAAAATCGTGTGATGGGCAATTACGGTGGGGGTTGGCGCTGTTTCTGGGAATATGGTTCCAGAAAGAACGGGGATTGGGGGGCGCATCATTACGACATTATTCAATGGGCACTTGGTCGGGATGATTCTGGTCCGGTTAAGTTCTATCCCAAAGGATACGAGGGTTCTCCGTATCAGTATTTTGAATACGAGGATGGTGTGCGTGTCGTCCGTGAGCACCCAGATCGAAAGGGGCACATGATTCGTTTTATTGGTACTGAGGGCGAAGTCATGGTCAGTCGGGGAGGGCGAATCGACACAACTCCAGCAGATCTGGCAAGTCGACCTCTTGGATCGTCGGATACTCAGCTCTACCGAGTTAACGGAGGACATTTGGGGAATTGGTTGGACTCAATCAAATTGAGGAAGAAGCCGATTTGCCCGGCAACGGTGGGTCACCGTACTGCGACGGTCTGCCAATTGGCAACAATATGTGAGCGTCTTGATAGGCCGATTCAGTGGGACCCGGTGAGCGAACAGATTGTCGGGGATGAGGATGCAGCTCGCTGGCAGGATCGACCTCGTCGAGTTGGATATGAGCTACCGGTGTAG